In Arvicanthis niloticus isolate mArvNil1 chromosome 4, mArvNil1.pat.X, whole genome shotgun sequence, a single window of DNA contains:
- the Pik3ca gene encoding phosphatidylinositol 4,5-bisphosphate 3-kinase catalytic subunit alpha isoform, whose translation MPPRPSSGELWGIHLMPPRILVECLLPNGMIVTLECLREATLVTIKHELFKEARKYPLHQLLQDESSYIFVSVTQEAEREEFFDETRRLCDLRLFQPFLKVIEPVGNREEKILNREIGFVIGMPVCEFDLVKDPEVQDFRRNILNVCKEAVDLRDLNSPHSRAMYVYPPNVESSPELPKHIYNKLDKGQIIVVIWVIVSPNNDKQKYTLKINHDCVPEQVIAEAIRKKTRSMLLSSEQLKLCVLEYQGKYILKVCGCDEYFLEKYPLSQYKYIRSCIMLGRMPNLMLMAKESLYSQLPIDSFTMPSYSRRISTATPYMNGETSTKSLWVINSALRIKILCATYVNVNIRDIDKIYVRTGIFHGGEPLCDNVNTQRVPCSNPRWNEWLNYDIYIPDLPRAARLCLSICSVKGRKGAKEEHCPLAWGNINLFDYTDTLVSGKMALNLWPVPHGLEDLLNPIGVTGSNPNKETPCLELEFDWFSSVVKFPDMSVIEEHANWSVSREAGFSYSHTGLSNRLARDNELRENDKEQLRALCTRDPLSEITEQEKDFLWSHRHYCVTIPEILPKLLLSVKWNSRDEVAQMYCLVKDWPPIKPEQAMELLDCNYPDPMVRSFAVRCLEKYLTDDKLSQYLIQLVQVLKYEQYLDNLLVRFLLKKALTNQRIGHFFFWHLKSEMHNKTVSQRFGLLLESYCRACGMYLKHLNRQVEAMEKLINLTDILKQEKKDETQKVQMKFLVEQMRQPDFMDALQGFLSPLNPAHQLGNLRLEECRIMSSAKRPLWLNWENPDIMSELLFQNNEIIFKNGDDLRQDMLTLQIIRIMENIWQNQGLDLRMLPYGCLSIGDCVGLIEVVRNSHTIMQIQCKGGLKGALQFNSHTLHQWLKDKNKGEIYDAAIDLFTRSCAGYCVATFILGIGDRHNSNIMVKDDGQLFHIDFGHFLDHKKKKFGYKRERVPFVLTQDFLIVISKGAQEYTKTREFERFQEMCYKAYLAIRQHANLFINLFSMMLGSGMPELQSFDDIAYIRKTLALDKTEQEALEYFTKQMNDAHHGGWTTKMDWIFHTIKQHALN comes from the exons ATGCCTCCACGACCATCTTCGGGCGAACTGTGGGGCATCCACTTGATGCCCCCACGAATCCTCGTGGAATGTTTACTCCCAAATGGAATGATAGTGACTTTAGAGTGCCTCCGTGAGGCCACGCTGGTCACCATCAAACATGAACTGTTCAAAGAGGCCAGGAAATACCCTCTCCATCAGCTTTTGCAAGATGAATCTTCTTACATTTTTGTAAGCGTTAcccaagaagcagaaagggaagaaTTTTTTGATGAAACAAGACGGCTTTGTGACCTTCGGCTTTTTCAAccctttttaaaagtaattgaaCCAGTAGGCAACCGTGAAGAGAAGATCCTCAATCGAGAAATTG GTTTCGTTATTGGCATGCCAGTGTGTGAATTTGATTTGGTTAAAGATCCAGAAGTCCAAGACTTCCGAAGGAACATTCTGAATGTTTGCAAAGAAGCCGTGGACCTGCGGGATCTCAACTCGCCTCACAGCAGAGCAATGTATGTCTACCCTCCAAATGTCGAGTCTTCCCCAGAACTGCCAAAGCACATCTACAACAAGTTAGATAAAG GACAAATCATAGTGGTGATTTGGGTAATAGTCTCTCCAAACAATGACAAGCAGAAGTACACTCTGAAGATCAACCATGACTGTGTGCCAGAGCAAGTCATTGCTGAAGCCATCAGGAAGAAGACCCGGAGCATGTTGTTGTCCTCTGAGCAGCTGAAGCTCTGTGTCTTAGAATATCAGGGCAAGTACATTCTGAAAGTGTGTGGCTGTGATGAGTACTTCCTAGAAAAGTACCCTCTCAGTCAGTACAAG TACATAAGAAGCTGTATAATGCTGGGAAGGATGCCCAACTTGATGTTGATGGCCAAGGAAAGCCTGTACTCTCAGCTGCCGATTGATAGCTTCACCATGCCATCATATTCCAGGCGCATCTCCACAGCTACCCCCTACATGAATGGAGAGACATCTACGAAATCCCTCTGGGTTATAAATAGCGCGCTCAGAATAAAAATTCTTTGTGCAAcctatgtaaatgtaaatattcgAGACATTGATAAG atctATGTTCGAACAGGTATCTTCCATGGAGGAGAACCCTTATGTGACAATGTGAACACTCAAAGAGTACCTTGTTCCAATCCTAG GTGGAATGAATGGCtgaattatgatatatacattcCTGATCTTCCTCGTGCTGCGCGCCTTTGCCTTTCAATCTGCTCTGTTAAAGGCCGAAAGGGTGCTAAGGAG GAGCACTGTCCGTTGGCCTGGGGAAACATAAACTTGTTTGATTATACAGACACGCTAGTGTCAGGAAAAATGGCTTTGAATCTCTGGCCTGTACCACATGGGTTAGAAGATCTGCTGAATCCTATTGGTGTTACTGGGTCAAATCCAAATAAA GAAACTCCATGCTTAGAATTGGAGTTTGACTGGTTCAGCAGTGTGGTGAAGTTTCCAGACATGTCTGTGATCGAAGAGCATGCCAATTGGTCTGTGTCCCGAGAAGCTGGCTTCAGTTACTCTCATACAGGACTG agtaACAGATTAGCCAGAGACAATGAGTTAAGAGAAAATGACAAGGAACAGCTCCGAGCACTTTGCACCCGGGACCCACTGTCTGAAATCACTGAACAAGAGAAAGACTTCCTATGGAGCCACAG ACACTACTGTGTAACTATTCCTGAaatcctccccaaattgcttctgTCTGTCAAGTGGAATTCCAGAGATGAAGTGGCCCAG ATGTACTGCTTAGTAAAAGATTGGCCTCCAATCAAACCAGAGCAAGCCATGGAACTCCTAGACTGTAACTATCCAGATCCCATGGTTCGAAGTTTTGCCGTTCGGTGCTTGGAAAAATACTTAACAGATGACAAACTCTCTCAGTACCTCATTCAGCTTGTACAG GTCTTAAAATATGAACAGTATTTGGATAACCTGCTTGTGAGATTTTTACTCAAGAAAGCATTGACAAATCAAAGGATTGgccattttttcttttggcaTTTAAA ATCTGAGATGCACAATAAGACTGTCAGTCAGAGGTTTGGCCTGCTGTTAGAGTCCTACTGCCGTGCCTGTGGGATGTATCTGAAGCACCTGAACAGACaagtagaggccatggagaagctCATCAACCTCACTGACATTCTCAAGCAGGAGAAGAAGGATGAGACACAGAAG GTACAGATGAAGTTTTTGGTTGAACAGATGAGACAGCCAGATTTCATGGATGCTTTGCAGGGTTTTCTGTCCCCTCTAAATCCTGCTCATCAACTAGGAAACCTCAG GCTTGAAGAGTGTCGAATTATGTCTTCTGCAAAAAGgccactgtggttgaattgggaGAACCCAGACATCATGTCAGAGCTACTGTTTCAGAACAATGAGATCATCTTTAAAAATGGCGACG ACTTACGGCAAGATATGTTAACCCTTCAGATCATCCGAATCATGGAGAACATCTGGCAAAACCAAGGCCTTGACCTTCG CATGCTGCCTTATGGCTGTCTGTCCATTGGGGACTGTGTGGGTCTCATCGAGGTGGTCAGAAACTCTCACACCATCATGCAGATCCAGTGCAAAGGAGGCCTGAAGGGGGCACTGCAGTTCAATAGCCACACACTGCATCAGTGGCTCAAGGACAAGAACAAGGGCGAGAT ATATGATGCAGCTATTGACCTGTTCACTCGGTCCTGTGCTGGTTACTGCGTGGCAACCTTTATCTTGGGAATTGGAGACCGGCACAACAGCAACATCATGGTGAAAGATGACGGACAG CTGTTCCATATAGATTTTGGGCACTTTTTGGATCACAAGAAGAAAAAATTTGGCTATAAACGGGAACGTGTGCCATTTGTTTTGACGCAGGATTTCTTAATCGTGATTAGTAAAGGTGCACAAGAGTACACGAAGACCAGAGAGTTTGAGAG GTTTCAGGAGATGTGTTACAAGGCTTACCTAGCAATTCGGCAGCATGCTAATCTCTTCATCAACCTTTTTTCCATGATGCTTGGCTCTGGAATGCCAGAACTGCAGTCTTTTGATGACATTGCGTATATTCGAAAGACTCTAGCCTTAGACAAAACTGAGCAAGAGGCTTTGGAATATTTCACAAAGCAAATGAATGATGCACATCATGGTGGCTGGACGACAAAAATGGATTGGATCTTCCACACCATCAAGCAGCATGCATTGAACTGA